The genomic interval AAACGATGACGAAAAAGAGCGCTAACCCCCATCGATTCATATCAACCCACCCATAGTTCACAACTCACAATTCCAGTTCCTGGTTTCAGTGCTCAATTTTCTTTCCAACGGGGGTTGAGCAAACTGGTCAGAATGTGGTCTTCCCATTTGCCATTAATTTGTAAATAGTCTCTGGCATAACCTTCTACAACAAAACCTAATTTTTTCAATAAATTACCACTCCGCTGATTGCGTGGCATATAGTTCGCCATGATGCGGTGATAGTTCAAAATATCAAATACATAGCGAATTGCTGCATTCAAAGCTTCCTGCATAAAACCTTTTCCCTGTTTATCCTGGGCAAGGCTGTAGCCAACCACACAGGCATGAAAAGGCTCCCTGGAGAATTGGGTGAAATTGATAATTCCAATCACTACTTTGGGGAAATCCCGTTCAAAAATGAAGAGTCTCAAGGATAATTGCTGGTCAAATTCAAGCAGGTTTCGTTCCACCTGCGATCGCCAAAACTCCTCAGTAAAAAATTCCTTAGGTCGGATCGGTTCAAAGGGTATTAAAAAGGTACGGTTCTCAACATAATAGTGGGCAATTGGGGAGGCATCTCGACCATTTGCCATGCGTACCATTAGTCTGGGAGTAGACAATTGGGGAGTGGATAAATACAACATTCTAGAGTTTAGATTGTAATTTTAAATTGTCGCCTTAGGGAATGAGTAGTAGCGATCGCTTTAGGTAGAAACGAAGCATCTAATACCAAATTAAATAGTCCTCGTGGCACATCAATATTCTGTAGGGGCGTTTGGCCAAACGCCCCTACCCGATCTGTCGCGTTTTCAATTCAAATTGGTATAAGCAAATCTTTTCAAATACTTTCTAAAGCTATACCAATTCTATAGCAGTCCGAAATCAGTTGTCAGATTCAGGAGCTTTGTGAGAAAGGATGCCACTAGAGCATTGGTACAGTATTTCGAGAAACCGGGTTTCTGGTGAGGATATTCAACGAAACTTGAGCATCTCACAGAAGAAACCCGGTTTCTGTACCGGCGTTCTAGAATCCTTTCTCACAATCCAAATAGGATCGCGATATCTGAGTTGTGAGAAGCGTTTGGGTATCAGCCATACCAGCTTTTCGCTGACCACTGACTGTAATCATTCGATGATTAAGTCTCGCTCATACTTGATTTGGGACTACCATACCTGGCTCGAATTTGATCGATTAAAGTATAAAAATCTGACCAATTATCTTCCTCAGCGATTGATTTCCAAGCTGCTTCAATCAGGGGGCGAACTGGAACAGTTGCCGGATTATGCTGATAAAGACGGGCTTGAATCTGTTCCATTTCTTCCTCAGGCAAACTTAACAAAAGATTGAAATAAAGGACTTTCCACTGGTTCCAAAGAGTGACCAATGCATCGTCCGATGTTGTTGCTTGACTGAAAATATTGCCGACATCTTCTCGCCAGGTATGATCAAATTGTTGCGCCAACTCAGCAAAGAAACCGTGATAGCTAATTTCTGTTTCTTGAAGAATCTGAATCGTGAGATTTAACAACTCATTTGCCGCGGGTATTTCAATTTCATCAAATCCTAATTTACCCAGCATCCGTTGTCGATAGGCTGTCTGGTAGTAATCCCAAAAGGGGGACAAACCTGATTCCAAATCACGGGATGAAAGAACCAGTTCTAATGGGCGTTGCAGCATTTCTAAGTTTTGACGGCAAATAGTGGGTTGGTTGCCATAGGAATAAAGCCCGGAATAATCAAAATAAGCAGCGGTAAAGCGGAGATTGTATGCCGGAATGAAGGCGTAGGGACCATAGTCAAAACTTTCTCCCGTAATCGACATGTTGTCCGTATTTAGCACCGCATGGCAAAAGCCCGCTGACATCCATTGGGCAACCAGTTCGGCGACTCGTCGCACCAGTTCAGCGTAGAAGAGGACGTAGCGATCGCTTTGATTCGCCAGATGGGGGTAATAGGATTCGATTACATGATCCAGTAATGTTGCAATCAAATCTTTGCGCTTGAAGTAGTGCAACCGTTCAAAGGTGCCAAACCGAATGTGAGAACGACTGAAACGAACCATAACGGACGATCGCGTCGGGGATGGCTCGTCTCCCCGCCAGAGAGATTCTCCCGTTTCAACCAGGCTGAGACAGCGGGACGTGCGTACACCCAATCGGTGCAGAGCCTCTGCCGCAATGACTTCCCGCACCCCCCCTTTCAACGTCAACCTGCCGTCGCCGCCTCTAGAGTAGGGGGTTGTGCCCGATCCCTTGGTACCAAAGTCGTAAAGTTCCCCATCAACCCCGCGCACCTGACCATAGAGAAACCCCCGCCCATCTCCCAGAGCAGGGTTATATTCGCCAAACTGGTAACCGTGGTAACGCAGTGCCAAAAAGGGACGGATACCCTGGAACTTGCCAAAGGCTTCAATAAAATCCGCATCACTGACGGTTTTGGGATCAAGGTCCAGGAGGGGTAGCAACTCATCGTTACGGAACCGCAGGATATGCGCGGGAAACTGAGCGGCAGCAACACGATCGTAATAGTCATCGCCAAGAAGTTCCAGAGCGGGTTCGTAGTCAAGCGACAGTAAGGGATTAGCGAGCATTGAGTTAATCATTCGTCCTTTAACGTTTTGGTAACCCATCTATCAGTTTCACACAGGCATGCAGCCCAAACGCTCTGACACTAGAGCATCGGTACAGAAACCGGGTTTTTTCTGTAAAATGCCCAAGTTTCGTTGGGTACCCCTATCAGAAACCGGATTTCTTGGAATTTGGCAGGGGTGACATTATCCGCAGTTCCCTCGTTGCTCTGTTATAACGAATCCTCAATCCGGCTGTGCCCTGTCGTCGGAAATAGCCATTCGCAAAGGATTTCTGGCTTCATTTCACTTCTACTCAAATTCCAATTGCAGGTTTGGCATGAGTCGCCGGAGGTTTTTTAGTGATTTTTTTTGCCAAAGGATATCCTTTGAACCCTGCACTACAAGGTGAGTATTTTCATGGTCGCGCACCTTGAGGATAAACCTGGATAGCATAATAATTCCCGAACTATTCAGAAACTGAAGTTCTCGCAGGTTCAAGACCATCTTTGGAGGTGCTTGAACTGCAACTTCATCGAGCAATTTCACAATTGGGGCGTACTCTTCTAAGCCGCTTAGTCGCAACAGACCTAAACAAGTAACCGTTGTGGTAGCCGGGTCATATTGAATCTGATAGTCTTTGGTCTTAATCTCCATTACCTCAAAGCTCCATACGGCGTTACGGTTATCGGCTATTTAAAGGGCAAGTTGCACCATCGTTGTGATAAGGGTGCAGGCTGGTTCCTGGGAAATGGTTTCAAACTTCCAGCCAATCTTTGCCTGATAATCGTTCATCATGGTTAGCAAGCCCAGACCGGAGTGGTTGAGGGTATCGTTTACCGCATTTCTTTCTAGTTGTTGAATGTATAATTCGTCGAGATCGGCGGTGATTAAGGTTTGAATGGTTGCCTGAAAAGGCGCGATCGCCTCAGGTGTGACGCTATTAGTGACGATGAATACGATCCGATCGGGATGCAACTGCAACTGAATACTGATACCAAACTGTGAAGACTCATCGTTAAACTTCATTGCATTTTCCAGTAATTCATTGGCAACATAGTTAACTGCACTTTTCACTTCTGCCTGCTGTTGAGTGATGGAGTCATCTTCAGAACCAGGGAAAAATGTCACCAGATAGTCAGCCAAAAAATCCGCTGACAGACCATTATTGCGCCAGCGTTTCTGTAGAGGAACTGAACTTGGAGAAAATCCTAGCAGCAGATACTCCTGGCTTTTGGGCAGATTGTCAATGAACTCTCCAAATACTTGAGGCATGATTAGCGATTACTTTTGCTTAAGTACCAACAATGTGATGTCGTCATAGATTTTTTGATCTCCAATATGTCTGTAAACATCATCAACCAATGCCTGACGAATTTCATGAACTGATT from Kovacikia minuta CCNUW1 carries:
- a CDS encoding DUF6272 family protein, with protein sequence MPQVFGEFIDNLPKSQEYLLLGFSPSSVPLQKRWRNNGLSADFLADYLVTFFPGSEDDSITQQQAEVKSAVNYVANELLENAMKFNDESSQFGISIQLQLHPDRIVFIVTNSVTPEAIAPFQATIQTLITADLDELYIQQLERNAVNDTLNHSGLGLLTMMNDYQAKIGWKFETISQEPACTLITTMVQLAL
- the rimJ gene encoding ribosomal protein S5-alanine N-acetyltransferase — protein: MLYLSTPQLSTPRLMVRMANGRDASPIAHYYVENRTFLIPFEPIRPKEFFTEEFWRSQVERNLLEFDQQLSLRLFIFERDFPKVVIGIINFTQFSREPFHACVVGYSLAQDKQGKGFMQEALNAAIRYVFDILNYHRIMANYMPRNQRSGNLLKKLGFVVEGYARDYLQINGKWEDHILTSLLNPRWKEN
- a CDS encoding slr1659 superfamily regulator, with amino-acid sequence MEIKTKDYQIQYDPATTTVTCLGLLRLSGLEEYAPIVKLLDEVAVQAPPKMVLNLRELQFLNSSGIIMLSRFILKVRDHENTHLVVQGSKDILWQKKSLKNLRRLMPNLQLEFE
- a CDS encoding protein adenylyltransferase SelO produces the protein MINSMLANPLLSLDYEPALELLGDDYYDRVAAAQFPAHILRFRNDELLPLLDLDPKTVSDADFIEAFGKFQGIRPFLALRYHGYQFGEYNPALGDGRGFLYGQVRGVDGELYDFGTKGSGTTPYSRGGDGRLTLKGGVREVIAAEALHRLGVRTSRCLSLVETGESLWRGDEPSPTRSSVMVRFSRSHIRFGTFERLHYFKRKDLIATLLDHVIESYYPHLANQSDRYVLFYAELVRRVAELVAQWMSAGFCHAVLNTDNMSITGESFDYGPYAFIPAYNLRFTAAYFDYSGLYSYGNQPTICRQNLEMLQRPLELVLSSRDLESGLSPFWDYYQTAYRQRMLGKLGFDEIEIPAANELLNLTIQILQETEISYHGFFAELAQQFDHTWREDVGNIFSQATTSDDALVTLWNQWKVLYFNLLLSLPEEEMEQIQARLYQHNPATVPVRPLIEAAWKSIAEEDNWSDFYTLIDQIRARYGSPKSSMSET